The Pseudomonas chlororaphis subsp. piscium genome contains the following window.
CGCTGGGGCAGGGGCATTTGCTGCGGCCCTTGCTCGACGTCTCCCGCGACGAGCTGGAGCGTTATGCCCGTGATCATCAGTTGCACTGGATCGACGACCCCTCCAACCAGGATCGGCAGTTCTCCCGCAACTACCTGCGTCATCAGGTGTTCCCATTGCTGACCGCTCGTTGGCCGCAGGCGGCCAGCAGCATGGCGCGCAGCGCGGCGCATTTGCGTGAGGCCCGGGAGTTGCTGGATGAGCTGGCGATCATTGATCTGCAGGCCGCTGCTTTGGGCGTCGAGTTCGAGTGGCTGGGGTTGCCGTCCCTGGCGCTGGCACCTTTGGTCGGCTTGTCGGAGGCGCGTCAGCGCAATGCCCTGAGCCACTGGCTGAGCAAGCTTACGACATTGCCCGACAGCGACCACTGGGCGGGCTGGCAGACGCTGCGCGATGCCGCGGGCGACAGCTGTCCGGTATGGCGGCTGGGGCAGGGCGAGTTGCGGCGGGCGGCGGGGCGTGTCTGGTGGTTGTCGGATAGCTGGCTGCAACCCGTGCTGTCTGCACCGAGCTGGGTCGATACCGCTGCGCCTCTGCCGTTGCCGGGCAATGGTCAATTGCAGTTCACCGGGGGGGCGCCGCAAGGGCCCTTGCAGGTGCGTTACCGCCAGGGGGGCGAGGTGATGCAACTGCCCGGACGCGGCCACCGCGACCTCAAGCGCCTGCTCAACGAGGCGGGTCTGCCAGCCTTCGCCCGTGGCAGATTGCCGCTGCTGTATCGAGGCGAAGAATTGCTCGCGGTGGCGAACCTGCCAGGTCTTGACGCAAATGCCCATGAAGGCTGGCAATTGCATTGGCAGCCGCCTTCGAGCGATCAAGGTTTGAGCTGAAAGTCCCTTTCCGGTAGACTACGCTCCCTTCTTGATACAACTTCTGTGGATTCGCCTGAATTGCAGGAGTTGCCGATTACCAAGCAGTCTTTGCTGGGCGATTCCAAAAAATGTGTAGCGAGCAACGTACCGGTGTTTTCTCTTCCGGTCTGTCCCAACGCGGCGGTTTTTTTGAAAGGTGCACTGTGATTAATGCAGGTGATCGGGGGCTTCGGCCTTCCTTCGCTTTCCCCGGCGGCTCGGACCGCTTTAACGCAGACTTCTAGGGTTTTTCATGACGCGCTACATATTCGTCACGGGCGGTGTTGTTTCTTCATTGGGGAAAGGCATTGCCTCGGCTTCATTGGCGGCCATCCTGGAGGCGCGGGGACTTAAGGTCACCATGCTCAAGCTGGACCCGTACATCAACGTCGACCCGGGCACCATGAGCCCGTTCCAGCACGGTGAAGTGTTCGTCACCCACGACGGCGCCGAGACCGACCTGGACCTGGGCCACTACGAGCGGTTCATCCGCACGACCATGACCCAGAACAACAACTTCACCACCGGTCGTGTCTACGAGCACGTGCTGCGCAAAGAGCGCCGTGGTGATTATCTGGGCGCCACCATCCAGGTGATTCCGCACATCACCGACGAGATCAAGCGTCGCATCATCAAGGGCGCCGGCGATGCCGACGTGGCCCTGGTGGAGATCGGCGGCACCGTGGGTGACATCGAGTCGCAACCTTTCCTCGAGGCTATCCGCCAGTTGCGCGTCGAAGTCGGTTCCAAGCGCGCGATGCTGATGCACCTGACCCTGGTTCCGTACATCGCCACCGCTGGCGAGACCAAGACCAAGCCGACCCAGCACTCGGTGAAAGAGCTGCGCTCCATCGGCCTGCAGCCGGACGTGCTGATCTGCCGCTCCGACCACCCGGTGGACGTGTCCTCGCGTCGCAAGATCGCGTTGTTCACCAACGTTGAAGAGCGTGCGGTGATCTCCCTGGAAGACGTCGACACCATCTACAAGATCCCGGCCGTGCTGCACGCCCAGGGTCTGGACGATTTCGTCGTCGAGCGTTTCGGCCTGCAATGCAACGGTGCCGATCTGTCCGAGTGGGAAAAAGTGGTCGACGCCAAGCTCAACCCCGAGCACGAAGTCACCATCGCCATGGTCGGCAAGTACATGGAGCTGCTGGACGCCTACAAGTCGCTGATCGAAGCGATGAGCCACGCCGGCATCACCAACCGCACCAAGGTCAACCTGCGCTACATCGACTCCGAAGACATCGAGAACCAGGGCACCGCGCTGCTCGAAGGCGTCGATGCGATTCTGGTTCCAGGCGGTTTCGGCCTGCGCGGCGTGGAAGGCAAGATCACCGCCGTCCAGTACGCTCGCGAAAACAAGGTGCCTTACCTGGGTATCTGCCTGGGCATGCAAGTGGCGGTGATCGAGTTCGCTCGTAACGTCATGGGCTGGAAAGACGCCAACTCCACCGAGTTCGATCGCGCCAGCGGTCACCCGGTTGTCGGCCTGATCACCGAGTGGGCAGATGCCACCGGTGCCGTCGAAACCCGTACCGAAGCCTCCGACCTGGGCGGCACCATGCGTCTCGGCGCTCAGGAATGCCTGCTCGAAGCCGGCTCCAAGGTGCACGATTGCTACGCCAAGGACGTGATCGTCGAGCGTCACCGTCACCGCTACGAAGTGAACAACAACCTGCTGCCACAGCTGATTGACGCCGGCCTGAAGATTTCCGGTCGTTCCGGCGATGGCGCGCTGGTTGAAGTGGTCGAGGCGCAGGACCATCCATGGTTCGTCGCCTGCCAGTTCCACCCTGAGTTCACCTCGACTCCACGTGACGGCCATCCGCTGTTCAGTGGCTTCGTCAAGGCGGCTTTGGCTCAACACCAGAAGAAGGCGTAACCCCGATGGCACAGAAGATCATCCGCGTCGGCGACATCGAGATTGCCAACGACAAGCCCATGGTGCTGTTCGGCGGCATGAACGTGCTGGAAAGCCGTGACATGGCCATGCAGGTCTGCGAAGAGTACGTGAAGGTCACCGAAAAGCTCGGTATCCCTTACGTGTTCAAGGCCAGTTTCGACAAGGCCAACCGGTCTTCTGTGACCTCTTATCGTGGTCCTGGCCTGGAAGAGGGCATGCGCATCTTCCAGGACATCAAGCAAGCCTTCGGCGTGCCGATCATCACCGACGTCCACGAGCCGCATCAGGCTGCGGTCGTCGCTGAAGTCTGCGACATCATTCAGCTGCCGGCCTTCCTGTCGCGCCAGACCGACCTGGTGGTCGCGATGGCCAAGACCGGTGCGGTGATCAACATCAAGAAAGCCCAGTTCCTCGCGCCCCAGGAAATGAAACACATCCTGAGCAAGTGCGAAGAAGCGGGTAACGATCAGTT
Protein-coding sequences here:
- the tilS gene encoding tRNA lysidine(34) synthetase TilS, encoding MSPFDTVLTQKLLQRLLPWLDRSAWRIAFSGGLDSTVLLHLLAQLRQRHRLPPLTAIHVHHGLQAAADAWPEHCRTQCEALGVPLQIVAVQVQPGASLERAAREARYAAFEEATGGNELLLTAQHRDDQAETLLFRLLRGAGVRGLSAMPASRALGQGHLLRPLLDVSRDELERYARDHQLHWIDDPSNQDRQFSRNYLRHQVFPLLTARWPQAASSMARSAAHLREARELLDELAIIDLQAAALGVEFEWLGLPSLALAPLVGLSEARQRNALSHWLSKLTTLPDSDHWAGWQTLRDAAGDSCPVWRLGQGELRRAAGRVWWLSDSWLQPVLSAPSWVDTAAPLPLPGNGQLQFTGGAPQGPLQVRYRQGGEVMQLPGRGHRDLKRLLNEAGLPAFARGRLPLLYRGEELLAVANLPGLDANAHEGWQLHWQPPSSDQGLS
- a CDS encoding CTP synthase yields the protein MTRYIFVTGGVVSSLGKGIASASLAAILEARGLKVTMLKLDPYINVDPGTMSPFQHGEVFVTHDGAETDLDLGHYERFIRTTMTQNNNFTTGRVYEHVLRKERRGDYLGATIQVIPHITDEIKRRIIKGAGDADVALVEIGGTVGDIESQPFLEAIRQLRVEVGSKRAMLMHLTLVPYIATAGETKTKPTQHSVKELRSIGLQPDVLICRSDHPVDVSSRRKIALFTNVEERAVISLEDVDTIYKIPAVLHAQGLDDFVVERFGLQCNGADLSEWEKVVDAKLNPEHEVTIAMVGKYMELLDAYKSLIEAMSHAGITNRTKVNLRYIDSEDIENQGTALLEGVDAILVPGGFGLRGVEGKITAVQYARENKVPYLGICLGMQVAVIEFARNVMGWKDANSTEFDRASGHPVVGLITEWADATGAVETRTEASDLGGTMRLGAQECLLEAGSKVHDCYAKDVIVERHRHRYEVNNNLLPQLIDAGLKISGRSGDGALVEVVEAQDHPWFVACQFHPEFTSTPRDGHPLFSGFVKAALAQHQKKA
- the kdsA gene encoding 3-deoxy-8-phosphooctulonate synthase, producing the protein MAQKIIRVGDIEIANDKPMVLFGGMNVLESRDMAMQVCEEYVKVTEKLGIPYVFKASFDKANRSSVTSYRGPGLEEGMRIFQDIKQAFGVPIITDVHEPHQAAVVAEVCDIIQLPAFLSRQTDLVVAMAKTGAVINIKKAQFLAPQEMKHILSKCEEAGNDQLILCERGSSFGYNNLVVDMLGFGIMKQFEYPVFFDVTHALQMPGGRADSAGGRRAQVTDLAKAGMSQSLAGLFLEAHPDPDNAKCDGPCALRLDKLEPFLAQLKALDELVKSFPTVETA